Proteins from one Salmonella bongori NCTC 12419 genomic window:
- the kdsD gene encoding arabinose-5-phosphate isomerase KdsD: MSHLALQPGFDFQQAGKEVLEIEREGLAELDQYINQNFTLACEKMFNCTGKVVVMGMGKSGHIGRKMAATFASTGTSSFFVHPGEAAHGDLGMVTPQDVVIAISNSGESSEIAALIPVLKRLHVPLICITGRPESSMARAADVHLCVKVPKEACPLGLAPTSSTTATLVMGDALAVALLKARGFTAEDFALSHPGGALGRKLLLRVSDIMHTGDEIPHVNKHASLRDALLEITRKNLGMTVICDESMKIDGIFTDGDLRRVFDMGGDMRQLGIADVMTPGGIRVRPGILAVDALNLMQSRHITSVLVADGDQLLGVLHMHDLLRAGVV; this comes from the coding sequence ATGTCGCATTTAGCGTTACAACCGGGGTTTGACTTTCAGCAGGCAGGCAAAGAGGTCCTGGAGATTGAACGTGAAGGCCTGGCGGAGCTTGATCAATACATCAACCAGAATTTCACGCTGGCATGTGAAAAGATGTTCAACTGCACCGGAAAAGTGGTAGTGATGGGCATGGGCAAATCCGGCCATATCGGACGGAAGATGGCCGCCACTTTCGCCAGTACCGGCACGTCTTCCTTTTTTGTGCATCCGGGGGAAGCCGCTCACGGCGATTTGGGAATGGTTACGCCGCAGGATGTCGTTATTGCTATCTCTAATTCCGGCGAATCCAGCGAGATCGCGGCGTTAATCCCGGTGCTTAAACGCCTGCACGTCCCGTTAATTTGTATTACCGGGCGGCCGGAAAGCAGCATGGCGCGTGCGGCAGATGTGCATCTGTGTGTTAAAGTACCCAAAGAAGCCTGTCCATTAGGGTTGGCGCCCACCAGTAGCACCACCGCAACGCTGGTGATGGGCGATGCGCTTGCTGTGGCATTATTAAAAGCCCGCGGCTTTACCGCCGAGGATTTCGCTCTGTCGCATCCTGGCGGCGCGCTGGGACGTAAGCTGCTGCTGCGTGTAAGCGATATTATGCATACGGGCGATGAGATCCCGCATGTGAATAAACACGCCAGCCTGCGCGATGCGCTGTTAGAAATCACGCGTAAAAATCTCGGCATGACCGTGATTTGCGATGAATCGATGAAGATCGACGGTATCTTCACCGATGGCGATTTACGCCGCGTGTTCGACATGGGCGGTGATATGCGCCAGTTAGGGATCGCCGATGTGATGACGCCTGGCGGCATTCGCGTGCGTCCCGGCATTCTCGCCGTCGATGCGTTGAATTTAATGCAGTCCCGCCATATCACTTCCGTACTGGTTGCTGATGGCGACCAGTTGCTCGGTGTGTTACATATGCATGATCTCCTGCGTGCAGGCGTCGTGTAG
- the kdsC gene encoding 3-deoxy-manno-octulosonate-8-phosphatase KdsC: MSKAGASLATCYGPVSTHVIKKAEHIRLLILDVDGVLSDGLIYMGNNGEELKAFNVRDGYGIRCALTSDIEVAIITGRKAKLVEDRCATLGITHLYQGQANKVLAFGDLLEKLAIAPENVAYVGDDLIDWPVMEKVGLSVAVADAHPLLIPRADYVTHIAGGRGAVREVCDLLLLAQGKLDEAKGQSI; this comes from the coding sequence ATGAGTAAAGCAGGTGCGTCGCTTGCGACCTGTTACGGCCCCGTCAGTACCCACGTCATTAAAAAGGCGGAGCATATCCGCCTGCTTATTCTGGATGTGGATGGCGTGCTATCTGACGGCCTGATTTATATGGGCAATAACGGCGAAGAGCTGAAAGCCTTCAACGTCCGTGACGGCTACGGCATTCGCTGTGCTTTGACCTCCGATATTGAGGTTGCCATTATTACCGGACGAAAGGCTAAACTGGTAGAAGATCGCTGCGCCACGCTGGGGATCACCCATCTTTATCAGGGGCAGGCGAATAAAGTGCTCGCCTTTGGTGACCTGCTGGAAAAACTGGCGATTGCGCCGGAAAACGTCGCCTACGTCGGTGATGATCTCATTGACTGGCCAGTGATGGAAAAAGTGGGATTAAGTGTTGCCGTTGCAGATGCGCACCCGCTGTTGATCCCCCGCGCTGATTATGTGACGCATATTGCCGGCGGGCGCGGCGCGGTACGTGAAGTGTGCGATTTGC